Proteins from a single region of Paenibacillus sp.:
- a CDS encoding TfoX/Sxy family protein yields the protein MRGKDGIRIRNIGAVCERWLADIGIHTLADLARIGSVEAYRRIREREPGANIIALYALEGALLDMHWRELPPEVKEALHEQVGWAPKSKPRPGRRGGGGIG from the coding sequence ATGCGCGGCAAGGACGGTATACGCATACGCAACATCGGGGCGGTCTGCGAACGTTGGCTGGCCGACATCGGCATCCATACGCTGGCGGATTTGGCGCGGATCGGGTCGGTCGAGGCGTACCGGCGCATTCGGGAACGAGAGCCCGGGGCCAATATCATTGCGCTGTATGCGCTGGAAGGCGCCTTGCTGGATATGCATTGGAGGGAGCTGCCGCCGGAGGTGAAAGAAGCGCTGCACGAACAGGTCGGCTGGGCGCCGAAGTCGAAGCCGCGGCCGGGGAGGCGCGGCGGCGGCGGCATCGGTTAA
- a CDS encoding putative bifunctional diguanylate cyclase/phosphodiesterase produces MQSNSVGPSYFREHALKILLVFAGVFIAAELVQAAATNTAFRPADAWLELAIHLPAAFVGLFLALLALPRDPGAAEAARNGAGEGIDDFARPFEGVPEGIVIYREGAVLYANESARKLFGATSKDELLGRSAEELLNAGRSDRYAAAIDSSAPFLIRDAAFDRFDGSGLHASLLIVPIRIGDRDARMAVLHDIHKKDRMSRELQTVESQLQTIMHNLDVGIWSFDLLGQTMLLVSDRFADMIGARKEDILANPEIWKDVIFPEEGSEADKWFAELLEGRPIAAEVKLPRGAGPIRYGESKIFPYKDDGGRVVRLDGILVDITERALARQRSDFLAFHDELTMLPNRRMFKETLQRLKLNAEEKKRRFAVIYLDMDKFKHINDTYGHANGDLFLKEVAGRLQQAGPEHQHLFRVGGDEFTVILEGVQEREQLENWVHKLMHAFDEPFVVQDDRIPVRGSMGVAVYPDDASDIGVLVNLADRAMFAAKEKGAPYQYYNAAVLEDADDPALLQELKQAVDRRQFVLYFQPKYDVASRTMTGVEALIRWDHPAKGVLPPSAFIPLAEKTGLIADIGAWVVEQACLQIRKWSDKGMPVPISVNVSANQFHEGQIVKAVQDAVGRTGIRPDLLEIEITESVAADFEHAVAVLQQLHGIGVVISVDDFGIGYSSLNYLKKFPIQKLKIDRSFIQDIADQPNDAKIVGTILTLAHALHLTVVAEGVETERQLEVLHRLGCDEAQGFLFSRPVPAEALERIVVEHVRAYKREMTQPGARLKGVFLKNVIGSLLTGKAMFPEYKKLIEEVDPEAYYSWDLYTKMLHDVADKLSPQVVRDVGIRVILSGRDVFMKEQGYDTLEKLLEDYPNMFDRTIVGAPEHERIKYLKYEPGHFVMLYTKRQPKAFNEGVIRGYFKMYDRQIRSLHIEDYDEHYHKIEVTW; encoded by the coding sequence ATGCAATCGAATTCGGTCGGTCCATCGTATTTTAGGGAGCATGCGCTGAAAATCTTGCTCGTGTTTGCGGGCGTCTTTATCGCGGCGGAGCTCGTGCAGGCGGCGGCGACGAACACGGCGTTCCGGCCCGCTGACGCGTGGTTGGAGCTTGCGATCCATTTGCCGGCGGCGTTCGTCGGCCTGTTCCTGGCGCTGCTTGCGCTTCCGCGCGACCCGGGCGCCGCCGAGGCGGCGCGGAACGGCGCGGGCGAAGGAATCGACGATTTCGCCCGGCCGTTCGAGGGCGTGCCCGAAGGCATCGTCATCTATCGGGAGGGCGCCGTGCTGTACGCGAACGAGTCGGCGAGAAAGCTGTTCGGCGCGACGTCCAAGGACGAATTGCTGGGCCGAAGCGCCGAGGAGCTGCTGAACGCCGGCCGGTCGGACCGCTACGCCGCCGCGATCGACAGCAGCGCGCCGTTCCTGATTCGCGACGCGGCATTCGATCGCTTCGACGGAAGCGGGCTGCATGCGTCCTTATTGATCGTCCCCATCCGCATCGGCGACCGCGACGCCCGTATGGCGGTGCTTCACGACATTCATAAGAAAGATCGAATGAGCCGCGAGCTCCAAACGGTGGAAAGTCAGTTGCAGACGATCATGCACAATTTGGACGTGGGCATCTGGTCGTTCGATTTGCTCGGTCAGACGATGCTGCTCGTCTCCGACCGGTTCGCCGACATGATCGGCGCGCGGAAGGAGGACATCTTGGCAAACCCGGAGATATGGAAGGACGTCATCTTTCCGGAAGAAGGAAGCGAGGCGGACAAATGGTTCGCCGAGCTGCTCGAGGGCCGGCCGATAGCCGCAGAGGTGAAGCTGCCGCGCGGCGCCGGGCCAATTCGGTACGGGGAGTCGAAAATATTCCCCTACAAGGACGACGGCGGCCGCGTCGTCCGGCTCGACGGGATATTGGTCGATATTACGGAGCGCGCGCTGGCGAGGCAGCGGAGCGATTTTTTGGCGTTCCACGACGAGCTGACGATGCTGCCGAACCGGCGCATGTTCAAAGAGACGCTGCAGCGTCTCAAGCTGAACGCGGAGGAGAAAAAACGCCGCTTCGCCGTCATCTATTTGGATATGGACAAATTCAAACACATCAACGATACGTACGGCCACGCGAACGGCGACTTGTTTCTGAAGGAAGTCGCGGGGCGGCTGCAGCAGGCGGGCCCTGAGCACCAGCACTTGTTCCGCGTCGGCGGCGACGAATTTACGGTCATCTTGGAGGGAGTGCAGGAGCGCGAGCAGCTGGAGAATTGGGTGCACAAGCTTATGCACGCGTTCGACGAACCGTTCGTCGTGCAGGACGACCGCATTCCGGTGCGCGGCAGCATGGGCGTCGCGGTGTACCCCGACGACGCTTCCGATATCGGGGTGCTCGTCAACCTCGCCGACCGGGCGATGTTCGCGGCGAAGGAGAAGGGCGCGCCGTACCAGTACTATAACGCGGCTGTGCTGGAGGATGCGGATGACCCAGCGCTGCTGCAGGAGCTGAAGCAGGCGGTCGATCGCCGGCAGTTCGTCCTATACTTCCAGCCGAAATATGACGTCGCCTCCCGGACGATGACCGGCGTCGAGGCGCTTATTCGCTGGGACCATCCGGCCAAAGGGGTACTCCCGCCGTCGGCGTTCATCCCGTTGGCGGAGAAGACCGGGCTGATCGCCGACATCGGCGCGTGGGTCGTCGAACAGGCGTGCCTGCAAATCCGCAAGTGGAGCGACAAAGGAATGCCGGTGCCGATCAGCGTGAACGTGTCGGCGAATCAGTTCCACGAGGGGCAAATCGTGAAAGCGGTGCAGGATGCAGTCGGGCGGACAGGCATCCGGCCCGATCTGCTCGAAATCGAGATTACGGAAAGCGTCGCCGCCGATTTCGAGCACGCGGTCGCGGTGCTGCAGCAGCTGCACGGCATCGGAGTCGTCATTTCCGTCGACGATTTCGGCATCGGCTACAGCTCGCTAAATTACCTGAAGAAATTTCCGATCCAAAAGCTGAAGATCGATCGGTCGTTCATCCAAGACATCGCGGATCAGCCGAACGACGCGAAAATCGTCGGCACGATATTAACGCTGGCGCATGCGCTGCATTTGACGGTCGTCGCCGAAGGGGTCGAGACGGAGCGCCAGCTCGAAGTGCTCCATCGGCTCGGCTGCGATGAAGCGCAAGGCTTTCTGTTCAGCCGCCCGGTGCCGGCCGAGGCGCTCGAGCGGATCGTCGTGGAACACGTGCGGGCGTACAAACGGGAGATGACGCAGCCGGGCGCCCGGCTCAAAGGCGTATTTTTGAAAAACGTCATCGGCTCGCTGCTGACCGGGAAAGCGATGTTCCCCGAGTACAAAAAGCTGATCGAAGAGGTCGACCCCGAAGCGTATTATTCCTGGGACCTGTATACGAAAATGCTGCACGACGTCGCGGACAAGCTGAGTCCGCAGGTCGTTCGCGACGTCGGGATCCGCGTCATTTTGTCCGGGCGCGACGTGTTCATGAAAGAACAGGGGTACGACACGCTGGAAAAGCTGCTGGAAGATTATCCGAACATGTTCGACCGGACGATCGTCGGCGCGCCTGAGCACGAACGGATTAAATATCTGAAGTACGAGCCCGGCCATTTCGTTATGCTGTATACGAAGCGGCAGCCGAAAGCGTTCAACGAAGGGGTTATTCGGGGCTACTTCAAAATGTACGACCGGCAAATCCGCTCGCTCCACATCGAAGATTACGACGAGCATTACCACAAAATCGAAGTGACGTGGTAA
- a CDS encoding zinc ribbon domain-containing protein, translating to MKLIHKLKRGASKAADAAQLTMELTKIAGQIGMRRREIEKCMAMIGKEVYEAREAGQPALAEARVEEWCRAVRQLKREIADFERRLRTLRKETVCACGRTSPADAKYCPSCGRRLPGRAARVIDVEPEEER from the coding sequence TTGAAACTCATCCACAAGCTGAAGCGCGGCGCGTCGAAAGCGGCCGACGCCGCGCAGCTGACTATGGAGCTCACGAAGATCGCCGGTCAAATCGGCATGCGCCGCCGGGAAATCGAGAAATGCATGGCCATGATCGGGAAAGAAGTGTACGAAGCGCGCGAGGCGGGTCAGCCGGCGCTGGCGGAGGCGCGCGTCGAGGAATGGTGCCGCGCCGTGCGGCAGCTGAAGCGGGAGATCGCCGACTTCGAGCGCCGGCTGCGCACGCTGCGGAAGGAGACGGTTTGCGCCTGCGGCCGAACGTCTCCGGCCGACGCGAAATATTGCCCGTCCTGCGGCCGCCGGCTCCCGGGTCGCGCCGCGCGCGTCATCGACGTGGAGCCGGAGGAAGAGCGATAA